CCCCGGCGTCTCCCGAGCAGACCAGCGCCACGCGCCGCCCGGCGGCGGCGTGGGCGAGGGCGCCGCCGGCCCGATCCTCCTCCCGGCCGATGGGGTGGCGCTCGACGATCTGGCCCGGCCCCAGGAGATCGGCGGCCTGGTCCACGTACGGGGAGTACCCGGTGACCACCTCGGCGGCACGCACCGCCGCCGCCGCCGCCGGGGTCCGGTGGGCGGGGTCACCCGGGCCCAGCCCGACCAGGGCCAGCTCGCCGCGGGGGCGGGCCCGGCGGGCCACCGCCACCGTGGCCGCAGCCGACGTCCGCTTGGCGACCACCAACGACGCGTCCGGGCCGGCGGCCAGGAGGGCGGCGGCCTCGGCCACGCTGGGCGTGCCGACCGCGTCCGCCACCACCGGGCTGGGGTTGGGAACCGCCACGGCGGCCAGCGCCGGGGCCGGGAAGGCGCGGACCGGAGGGCCCAGCCCGACCACCGCCGGGTGCGCCGAGCGGCGGTCGATGGTCGCCACCACGCCGACGCTGGGGGCGGCCAGCCCCGCCTCGGCCAGCACCGCGGCCAGCAGCGCCTGCACCTCGGCGGCCTCCGCTCCGGTCGAGCAACCCACCCCCGCCACGAGCGAAGGGGGATGCAGGACCACGCGCCCGGCCTCGGCCGGCAGGGAGCGATCGGTGACCAGCACCCGCTCCGGCCCCGGCCCCCTTGGCAGCCCCGCCGGGAGCGGCCACCCCGCCAGATCCGGGTCCACCTCCACCACCGGGTGCCGCCCCGCCAGGATGCCGACGGTAACGCCCGCCACGTCGCCGGCGGCGGCGAAGCCGGGCAGCCCGTCCAGGGCGGGTACCCCGGCGGCGTCGGTGGCCGTGGTCACGACCGGCTCGGCCCCTAGAAGGGCGGCCACGGAGCGGGCCAGGTCGTTGGCCCCCCCGGCGTGGCCGCCGCAGAGCGGCACCGCCCACCGGCCCGCCTCGTCCACGCAGACCACGGCCGGGTCCCGCTCCTTGCCCTCCAGGAGGGGAGCGACGATGCGCACGGCGGCGCCGGTGGCGAGCATCAGGACCAGTCCGTCCACGTCCCGCCAGAGGCGCCGCACCGCGTCACCCGCGCCGCCGTGGACCGACTCGAACGGCAGCCGGGCAGCCAGCGCGCGCCCGCCCCGGGTCACCGAGACGGTGACGACCCTCATCC
This DNA window, taken from Acidimicrobiales bacterium, encodes the following:
- the cobJ gene encoding precorrin-3B C(17)-methyltransferase, translating into MRVVTVSVTRGGRALAARLPFESVHGGAGDAVRRLWRDVDGLVLMLATGAAVRIVAPLLEGKERDPAVVCVDEAGRWAVPLCGGHAGGANDLARSVAALLGAEPVVTTATDAAGVPALDGLPGFAAAGDVAGVTVGILAGRHPVVEVDPDLAGWPLPAGLPRGPGPERVLVTDRSLPAEAGRVVLHPPSLVAGVGCSTGAEAAEVQALLAAVLAEAGLAAPSVGVVATIDRRSAHPAVVGLGPPVRAFPAPALAAVAVPNPSPVVADAVGTPSVAEAAALLAAGPDASLVVAKRTSAAATVAVARRARPRGELALVGLGPGDPAHRTPAAAAAVRAAEVVTGYSPYVDQAADLLGPGQIVERHPIGREEDRAGGALAHAAAGRRVALVCSGDAGVYAMASIALELAPEVAPEVEITVVPGVTAGLAAAALLGAPLGHDHAVVSLSDLLTSWEVIEHRVRAAAEADLVVTLYNPRSTGRTWQLEAALDILRRHRPPETPVGVVTDAYRPGQRVTWTTLSAVDAGSVGMTTCVVVGASSTRLAGGRMVTPRGYRPCP